In one window of Bombus fervidus isolate BK054 chromosome 4, iyBomFerv1, whole genome shotgun sequence DNA:
- the LOC139986112 gene encoding carbonic anhydrase 6 isoform X1, whose amino-acid sequence MNIKYFIFLLAFLHRSGLYEVTASDDWSYSGDHGPEHWPGLCTTGKKQSPINIATEDIVKTDLGPLKFIRYNTGFNGKITNNGHSVQVRLYGAPIHLEGANLPSIYILEQLHFHWPAEHTINGIRDALELHFVHYDEQYGNANMASQHKNGIAVVATLFELNSDDNLDIMPILEAVELVSNAVGKTTALMGTKIIPYRFLPKDHTTYYHYDGSLTTPGCQEIVMWYILAEKLTLSEQQLNIFRNVGTNNGTLIFNHRPTQSVGDRTVYHHLDGYSSATTNLSNLLNVCFSFLLTKLLYFKL is encoded by the exons GTTTATACGAAGTAACTGCGTCTGATGATTGGTCATATTCGGGTGATCatg GCCCGGAACATTGGCCAGGCCTGTGCACGACTGGAAAGAAACAATCGCCGATAAATATTGCCACCGAAGATATCGTTAAAACTGATCTTGGTCCACTTAAATTCATAAGATACAATACTGGATTCAATGGCAAAATCACGAACAATGGCCATTCCG TACAAGTTCGATTGTACGGTGCACCAATTCATCTCGAAGGAGCAAATCTTCCATCCATATATATTTTGGAGCAATTACACTTCCACTGGCCCGCCGAACACACCATAAATGGCATCCGTGACGCAttagaattacattttgttCATTATGACGAACAATATGGCAACGCGAATATGGCATCACAACATAAAAATGGCATTGCCGTAGTTGCTACCTTATTCGAG TTAAATAGCGATGACAATTTGGATATAATGCCAATTTTGGAAGCAGTGGAATTAGTATCTAACGCAGTGGGAAAAACTACGGCCTTGATGGGAACAAAGATTATTCCTTACCGCTTTTTACCAAAAGATCatacgacgtattaccatTATGACGGATCGTTAACTACTCCTGGATGCCAGGAAATTGTCATGTGGTATATCCTTGCCGAAAAACTTACGTTATCAGAACAACag TTGAACATCTTTAGAAATGTTGGAACAAACAACGGTACACTGATCTTCAATCATAGACCAACGCAGAGTGTCGGAGACAGGACAGTTTATCATCATTTGGATGGATATTCTTCCGCGACAACCAATTTGAGCAATTTACTGAACGTGTGCTTTAGTTTTTTGCTAACtaaattgttatatttcaaactttaa
- the LOC139986112 gene encoding carbonic anhydrase 6 isoform X2 has translation MKNLYIIFTTIIGLYEVTASDDWSYSGDHGPEHWPGLCTTGKKQSPINIATEDIVKTDLGPLKFIRYNTGFNGKITNNGHSVQVRLYGAPIHLEGANLPSIYILEQLHFHWPAEHTINGIRDALELHFVHYDEQYGNANMASQHKNGIAVVATLFELNSDDNLDIMPILEAVELVSNAVGKTTALMGTKIIPYRFLPKDHTTYYHYDGSLTTPGCQEIVMWYILAEKLTLSEQQLNIFRNVGTNNGTLIFNHRPTQSVGDRTVYHHLDGYSSATTNLSNLLNVCFSFLLTKLLYFKL, from the exons ATGAAGAACTTgtacataatttttacaacTATCATAG GTTTATACGAAGTAACTGCGTCTGATGATTGGTCATATTCGGGTGATCatg GCCCGGAACATTGGCCAGGCCTGTGCACGACTGGAAAGAAACAATCGCCGATAAATATTGCCACCGAAGATATCGTTAAAACTGATCTTGGTCCACTTAAATTCATAAGATACAATACTGGATTCAATGGCAAAATCACGAACAATGGCCATTCCG TACAAGTTCGATTGTACGGTGCACCAATTCATCTCGAAGGAGCAAATCTTCCATCCATATATATTTTGGAGCAATTACACTTCCACTGGCCCGCCGAACACACCATAAATGGCATCCGTGACGCAttagaattacattttgttCATTATGACGAACAATATGGCAACGCGAATATGGCATCACAACATAAAAATGGCATTGCCGTAGTTGCTACCTTATTCGAG TTAAATAGCGATGACAATTTGGATATAATGCCAATTTTGGAAGCAGTGGAATTAGTATCTAACGCAGTGGGAAAAACTACGGCCTTGATGGGAACAAAGATTATTCCTTACCGCTTTTTACCAAAAGATCatacgacgtattaccatTATGACGGATCGTTAACTACTCCTGGATGCCAGGAAATTGTCATGTGGTATATCCTTGCCGAAAAACTTACGTTATCAGAACAACag TTGAACATCTTTAGAAATGTTGGAACAAACAACGGTACACTGATCTTCAATCATAGACCAACGCAGAGTGTCGGAGACAGGACAGTTTATCATCATTTGGATGGATATTCTTCCGCGACAACCAATTTGAGCAATTTACTGAACGTGTGCTTTAGTTTTTTGCTAACtaaattgttatatttcaaactttaa
- the LOC139986113 gene encoding uncharacterized protein has translation MDFRDLNPFNIFLSTLSANFLPMSNKETKLPIFLKIYSIIIWLIELTYFVACVVGILTASREKALKDGTVNLVIAIEVLVLMIYMHNRKNVLRGLIGKLNHLIEGNKMLQNMIVSALEPMEKPLKIYTVASVGSLVLWILLPLIEAFRKNEFYYSDYRVPSILSKEPFPLSVFVGGVIFQVAGGAFTLIRKISLDIYTMHIILLTTVQYKYLRMKFAAIFEQKGETLNGSYNDITRQNVSFRNKRMIQEMRLLTRHYGTVVEIAVTLKKLLFLNVGVHYINNVFRFCFLSFMFVMSTNMFSEKCLVILYTIGALIQFYILCYCIQELLDASNAVADDVIYEKWYLHDVSLQRAVLMIISANKLECKLSNSRHIDLTLSSFMSVSVCTVLIIVITFT, from the exons ATGGATTTTCGAGACTTGAATcctttcaacatttttttaagtacGCTTTCGGCGAATTTTTTGCCGATGtcgaataaagaaacgaaattaccCATCTTTTTGAAAATCTACTCGATCATCATTTGGTTAATAGAACTGACATATTTTGTCGCTTGTGTCGTCGGAATTTTGACTGCATCGAGGGAAAAAGCATTGAAGGATGGAACGGTAAACCTTGTGATCGCGATAGAAGTGCTCGTGCTAATGATTTATATGCATAATCGTAAGAATGTACTACGTggattaattggaaaattaaacCATCTCatcgaaggaaataaaatgcTTCAGAATATGATAGTTAGCGCACTGGAACCAATGGAGAAGCCGCTGAAAATTTATACGGTTGCTAGCGTTGGTTCGCTCGTTCTTTGGATATTATTGCCGCTTATCGAAGCTTTCCGGAAGAACGAGTTCTATTATTCGGATTATCGAGTGCCATCCATTCTATCCAAGGAACCTTTTCCACTCAGCGTTTTCGTTGGCGGTGTCATCTTCCAGGTCGCCGGTGGTGCATTCACGCTAATCAGAAAGATTAGTTTGGATATCTACACAATGCACATTATTTTGTTAACGACGGTTCAATACAAGTATCTTCGAATGAAATTTGCGGCGATATTCGAACAGAAAGGCGAAACTTTAAACGGTtcgtacaacgatattaccCGGCAGAATGTCTCGTTTAGGAACAAAAGGATGATCCAGGAAATGAGACTGTTGACCCGCCATTACGGAACTGTAGTCGA GATTGCTGTTACCTTGAAGAAATTGCTTTTTCTAAACGTCGGAGTTCATTACATAAACAACGTTTTCCGGTTCTGCTTTCTAAGTTTTATGTTCGTAATG AGTACTAATATGTTTTCCGAAAAATGTTTAGTTATATTGTATACAATTGGTGCGctgatacaattttatatattgtgcTATTGCATCCAAGAGCTACTCGACGCg AGCAACGCTGTAGCTGACGATGTAATATATGAAAAGTGGTATTTGCACGACGTATCACTGCAACGTGCAGTTCTTATGATAATTTCTGccaacaaattagagtgcaaATTATCTAACTCTCGACACATTGATTTAACTTTGTCGTCATTCATGTCGGTAAGTGTTTGTACCGTcttaataatagtaattactTTTACTTGA